One Candidatus Marinarcus aquaticus genomic window carries:
- a CDS encoding FIST N-terminal domain-containing protein, producing MINCSLNYKNHEQLKNFINEQSWSEEKSLLIQVFTGINEHRFIQMLLNELNALLPHAQIIGTTTAGEISQEDILTHSTVLSFTYFEHTHIKTFIQPNETACSFELGQTMMQNIDKEHHNQKLKTIITFTDGLKTNGEEYLNGMNSIDSNIPIAGGMAGDNSLFTQTYVFAKNTIVEQGAVCVALYNNDLQVYMDYNFSWQSLGKSHVIEKSEKNRVYTIDGMSAIDFYAYYLGDEIAQMLPSVGVEFPLVIKKDGLDIARAVLNRFDDGSLGFAGNIPQDSLVKFGYGDVQMILQRGLFKAKQLINQPVEAIFIYSCTARKALLQDEIRHEIKPLNQIAPTTGFFTYGEFYYGNKYARLLNQSMTILALSESEDIHHIEEDSLQVKVAEKEQSMHFYRTQALSKLISKTTKELEELNDTLEQRVRDEVRKSLEKDEVLYATARHAQMGEILDMIVHQWRQPLNVFSAGVSSLQLYHNMGVLTDEVFNQTTMQVLKNVDFLNSTIEDFRGFFKNTQVKERIEPSKILDKCCVLFESMFKKLGIELHRKVEFDETFEVCSSELIQVVLNIFKNAVDAIEENDITSPVIACRVYKQKNCCIFEIMDNAGGIPLDILPKIFDKRFTTKGETHGTGIGLDMSKTIVEEHLHGTLTAGNVKQGAVFTITIPLHT from the coding sequence ATGATCAATTGTTCGTTGAACTATAAAAACCATGAACAACTTAAAAACTTTATTAACGAACAATCGTGGAGTGAAGAAAAATCATTGTTGATTCAAGTTTTTACAGGCATCAATGAACATCGATTTATACAAATGCTTTTGAATGAACTGAATGCTTTATTGCCTCACGCCCAAATAATAGGAACGACCACTGCAGGAGAGATATCCCAAGAGGATATTTTAACGCATTCAACGGTTCTTTCTTTTACCTATTTTGAACACACCCATATAAAAACTTTTATTCAACCCAATGAGACTGCTTGCAGTTTTGAACTGGGACAAACGATGATGCAAAATATTGACAAAGAGCATCACAACCAGAAACTCAAAACAATCATTACCTTTACAGATGGTCTGAAGACCAATGGGGAAGAGTATTTAAATGGTATGAACAGTATTGATTCCAATATACCTATTGCAGGAGGAATGGCAGGAGACAATTCCCTGTTTACACAAACGTATGTTTTTGCAAAAAATACCATTGTTGAACAAGGTGCAGTGTGTGTGGCTTTGTATAACAATGATTTGCAAGTCTATATGGATTATAACTTCTCTTGGCAATCTTTGGGCAAAAGTCATGTGATAGAGAAATCTGAAAAAAACAGAGTCTATACCATTGATGGTATGAGTGCGATAGATTTTTATGCGTATTATTTGGGCGATGAGATTGCACAGATGTTGCCTTCTGTGGGAGTTGAATTTCCACTGGTGATTAAAAAAGATGGCCTGGATATTGCGCGAGCTGTGCTCAATCGTTTTGATGATGGCAGTTTGGGATTTGCAGGCAATATTCCCCAAGACAGTTTGGTTAAGTTTGGTTATGGGGATGTGCAAATGATTTTGCAACGAGGACTTTTTAAAGCCAAACAATTGATCAATCAACCCGTTGAAGCCATTTTTATCTACTCTTGTACTGCACGAAAAGCACTCTTGCAAGATGAAATTCGCCATGAAATTAAACCATTAAATCAAATAGCTCCTACCACAGGCTTTTTTACCTATGGGGAGTTTTATTATGGTAATAAATATGCACGACTTTTAAATCAAAGCATGACGATTTTAGCGCTTTCTGAAAGTGAGGATATACACCATATCGAGGAAGACTCTTTGCAAGTAAAAGTGGCTGAAAAAGAGCAATCCATGCATTTTTATAGAACACAAGCCCTTTCAAAACTGATCTCAAAAACCACCAAAGAGTTAGAAGAACTCAATGATACCTTGGAACAACGCGTACGTGATGAGGTTCGCAAAAGTTTGGAAAAAGATGAAGTGCTTTATGCTACAGCACGACATGCACAAATGGGTGAAATTCTTGATATGATTGTACACCAATGGCGACAACCACTGAATGTTTTCTCTGCGGGAGTAAGCTCTTTACAACTCTATCATAATATGGGGGTTTTAACAGATGAAGTTTTTAATCAAACCACCATGCAAGTTTTAAAAAACGTCGATTTTTTAAACAGTACCATTGAAGATTTCCGAGGCTTTTTTAAAAATACACAAGTTAAAGAGCGCATTGAGCCTTCAAAAATTTTGGATAAATGTTGTGTGTTGTTTGAATCGATGTTTAAGAAATTGGGCATTGAATTGCATCGTAAAGTTGAGTTTGATGAAACCTTTGAAGTGTGCAGCAGCGAACTCATACAAGTGGTGTTAAACATCTTTAAAAATGCGGTGGATGCTATTGAAGAGAATGATATTACTTCCCCCGTGATTGCATGTCGTGTCTATAAACAAAAGAACTGCTGTATTTTTGAAATCATGGACAATGCGGGGGGAATTCCACTGGATATTTTACCCAAAATATTTGATAAGCGTTTTACGACTAAAGGAGAAACTCATGGAACAGGAATTGGTCTTGATATGAGTAAAACGATTGTTGAAGAGCACTTACATGGCACTCTTACTGCTGGAAATGTGAAACAAGGTGCAGTTTTTACGATTACAATTCCGTTACATACATGA
- a CDS encoding class II 3-deoxy-7-phosphoheptulonate synthase, with translation MMNWNPNSWRNFPIKQQPIYTDLDKLKKVEAELKSYPPLIFAGEALKLKGDLADVVNRKAFLLQGGDCAESFTSFDANNIKDLFKVMMQMAVVLTFSGGCPIVKVGRVAGQFAKPRSADFEEINGISLPSYRGDIVNGVDFDEKSRVPKAKKLLKAYNQSAATLNLLRAFARGGMADLNQVHLWNLDFVKGNALGEKYEELANEISKTLKFMKACGITSQNTPQLNQTTLYTSHEALLLNYEEALTRRDSITGDWFDCSAHMLWIGDRTRGLNDAHIEYFRGIKNPIGCKVGPSMKEDELIELIDALNPDNEAGRLNLIVRMGAQKVADIFPNLLRKVKAEGKNVLWSCDPMHGNTIKADNGYKTRDFEAILSEVKQFFQIHKAEGTYAGGIHLEMTGQNVTECTGSCSSAITQEGLASRYHTQCDPRLNADQALELAFMIADTLKEARSNLA, from the coding sequence ATGATGAATTGGAATCCCAACAGTTGGAGAAACTTTCCAATAAAACAACAACCTATTTATACAGACTTGGACAAACTTAAAAAAGTTGAAGCCGAATTAAAATCATACCCACCACTTATTTTTGCAGGGGAAGCACTGAAATTAAAAGGTGATTTAGCAGATGTAGTAAACCGAAAAGCATTTTTACTTCAAGGTGGAGATTGTGCTGAGAGTTTTACCTCTTTTGATGCCAATAATATTAAAGATTTATTCAAAGTTATGATGCAAATGGCTGTCGTGTTGACGTTTTCAGGTGGATGCCCGATTGTAAAAGTGGGACGAGTAGCAGGACAATTTGCGAAACCCAGAAGTGCTGATTTTGAAGAGATCAATGGTATTTCACTGCCTTCATATCGAGGAGACATTGTCAATGGTGTTGATTTTGATGAAAAATCAAGGGTACCCAAAGCAAAGAAGTTGTTAAAAGCATACAATCAAAGTGCGGCAACACTGAACCTTCTTCGAGCATTTGCGCGAGGTGGAATGGCAGATTTAAATCAAGTACATTTATGGAATTTGGATTTTGTTAAAGGGAATGCTTTAGGTGAAAAGTATGAAGAGTTGGCCAATGAAATTTCAAAAACATTGAAGTTTATGAAAGCGTGTGGTATCACAAGTCAAAACACACCACAACTGAATCAAACAACACTTTATACCTCACATGAAGCACTTTTATTAAACTACGAAGAGGCACTGACACGACGTGATTCAATCACAGGTGATTGGTTCGATTGTTCTGCTCATATGTTATGGATTGGAGATCGAACACGAGGACTGAATGATGCACATATTGAGTATTTCAGAGGGATTAAAAACCCTATTGGGTGTAAAGTGGGACCATCAATGAAAGAGGATGAACTCATTGAACTTATTGATGCTTTGAACCCAGATAATGAAGCAGGGCGACTCAACTTGATTGTTCGAATGGGAGCTCAAAAAGTGGCAGATATTTTCCCAAATCTTTTACGAAAAGTAAAAGCAGAGGGGAAAAATGTATTATGGTCGTGTGACCCAATGCATGGAAATACCATCAAAGCAGACAACGGTTATAAAACTCGAGATTTTGAGGCGATTTTAAGTGAAGTAAAACAGTTCTTCCAAATCCATAAAGCTGAAGGTACGTATGCAGGTGGAATTCACTTAGAGATGACAGGGCAAAATGTAACTGAGTGTACAGGTTCATGCTCTTCAGCTATTACACAAGAGGGATTAGCAAGCAGATATCACACACAATGTGACCCAAGATTGAATGCAGACCAAGCATTGGAACTTGCTTTTATGATTGCCGATACGCTTAAAGAGGCGCGTTCTAACTTAGCATAA
- a CDS encoding arsenate reductase family protein — translation MITVYGIKTCGSVQKALKFFKENGMDVEFFDFKKETPEPSKIENWVDKTDINIAFNSKGTKYRTLKLKELNLDEKGKFEWLCKEPMLLKRPVIEFNDDVVIGFNEELYKEKFL, via the coding sequence ATGATTACAGTATACGGAATTAAAACCTGTGGAAGTGTACAAAAAGCACTGAAATTTTTTAAAGAAAATGGCATGGACGTAGAGTTCTTTGATTTTAAAAAAGAGACACCAGAACCAAGCAAAATCGAAAACTGGGTGGATAAAACCGATATTAATATCGCTTTTAACTCAAAAGGAACCAAATATCGAACTTTAAAACTCAAAGAACTTAACCTTGATGAAAAGGGAAAATTTGAGTGGTTATGTAAAGAGCCTATGCTTTTAAAACGACCCGTGATTGAGTTTAATGACGATGTTGTTATTGGATTTAATGAAGAGCTTTATAAAGAAAAATTTCTCTAA
- the gatC gene encoding Asp-tRNA(Asn)/Glu-tRNA(Gln) amidotransferase subunit GatC — translation MTIDDKTIEKLAKLSSLEIDDAKKESLKQELGDIINFVENLNEIDVSHIEATFTTVEGGTPLREDVAKQDLEVSEHIVKHAPKSEEGFFIVPKIIE, via the coding sequence ATGACAATTGATGATAAAACAATAGAAAAACTGGCAAAACTTTCAAGTTTAGAGATTGATGATGCAAAAAAAGAGAGCCTAAAACAAGAGCTTGGAGACATCATTAACTTCGTTGAAAACCTCAATGAGATTGATGTAAGCCACATTGAAGCCACGTTTACAACGGTTGAAGGTGGAACACCTTTAAGAGAAGATGTTGCCAAACAAGATTTGGAGGTTTCAGAGCATATTGTAAAACATGCACCCAAAAGTGAAGAGGGATTCTTCATCGTTCCAAAGATTATTGAGTAA
- the tgt gene encoding tRNA guanosine(34) transglycosylase Tgt produces the protein MQFNIDATQNKARACTIKTAHSTIQTPVFMPVGTQATVKALDANDMLSLGAQIILGNTYHLYLRPGSKLIKKFGGLHGFSKFPNSFLTDSGGFQAFSLSDNSKPDENGIMFRSHIDGSKHYFTPQSVLDTQYDLGSDIMMILDDLVALPNTKERIKLSIERTTKWAQEAIKYHKEQQAKGIGLEQNIFAIIQGGIDKEFRKLSAQQLCALEDYDGFAIGGLSVGEANEDMYDTVEWTTQFMPTDKPRYLMGVGTPEDLIENIDRGVDMFDCVMPTRNARNGTLFTSFGRVNIKKACFKEDEKPIDETCECYTCKNFSKAYLNHLFRAGEITYFRLASIHNIHYYLDLMRQAREAILQQRWPEFKKEFYAKRSK, from the coding sequence ATGCAATTCAACATTGATGCAACGCAAAACAAAGCACGTGCTTGTACGATTAAAACGGCGCACAGTACCATTCAAACTCCTGTATTTATGCCAGTTGGAACGCAAGCAACGGTCAAAGCACTCGATGCCAATGATATGCTCTCATTAGGCGCTCAAATCATTTTGGGAAACACCTATCACCTCTACTTACGCCCTGGAAGCAAACTGATTAAAAAGTTTGGTGGACTTCATGGATTTTCAAAATTTCCCAACTCATTTTTAACCGATTCGGGAGGCTTTCAAGCCTTTTCACTCAGTGATAACTCAAAACCAGATGAAAATGGAATCATGTTTCGTTCACACATTGATGGAAGTAAACACTACTTTACACCTCAAAGTGTTTTAGATACGCAATACGATTTGGGTTCTGATATTATGATGATTTTAGATGACTTGGTTGCTTTACCCAATACCAAAGAGCGTATCAAACTCTCAATTGAGAGAACGACCAAATGGGCACAAGAAGCCATAAAGTACCACAAAGAGCAACAAGCCAAAGGCATCGGTCTAGAGCAAAATATCTTTGCCATTATTCAAGGGGGAATTGATAAGGAGTTTCGAAAACTCAGTGCCCAGCAACTTTGCGCACTTGAAGATTATGATGGTTTTGCTATTGGTGGACTTTCAGTGGGTGAAGCCAATGAAGATATGTATGACACGGTTGAGTGGACCACACAATTTATGCCAACAGACAAACCTCGATACTTAATGGGGGTAGGAACGCCTGAAGATTTGATTGAAAACATTGACCGTGGCGTGGATATGTTTGACTGCGTTATGCCCACACGAAATGCACGAAATGGAACCCTCTTTACCTCTTTTGGTCGAGTCAATATTAAAAAAGCGTGCTTCAAAGAGGATGAAAAGCCTATTGATGAAACGTGCGAGTGTTATACCTGTAAGAACTTCTCAAAAGCGTACTTAAACCACCTCTTTAGAGCGGGAGAAATCACTTATTTTAGACTGGCATCCATTCATAATATCCACTACTATTTGGATTTAATGCGTCAAGCACGAGAAGCTATTTTACAGCAAAGATGGCCTGAGTTTAAAAAAGAGTTTTACGCCAAAAGAAGCAAATAA
- a CDS encoding COG3400 family protein, whose product MKKILVILDGIVAKKLLHRIVESNTGENYYDVIYINDQIMPAKKPSNFTFYKFDPTSFSKLGMILDKNVHTEALIALNSKDEMLNVIENIKRKKANMQMNVLDYWGIDLKDPYVNIYKGIDVLANGMIERLPNIPVVAQNIGLRQGEIMEIRIPFGSSYAYRYIGSIEQVEWKIFGLYRNDRLIAVKPSLILKPNDVILVIGKPKVLMQVYNAMSKNEGQFPMPFGHNIYLYLDLVAQKEYEVIKAVKEAKFLHERLKNRALIVKVTRPTNVHIMNAIKEELFDVEDVILEIDYHSLGFKRIISMDVKKYDVGMFMLSYELFKDKVQMRELITLRIPILKLGLDKIEKIKETVVVLDDKKSYEQISPIVFDISTQIKTKTKLFNLDPIGDEEEDKTDILDHFENLAKIFNQKIQIVNDEKNPIRVLKEQRDILQILPLKQSMFKKRYFYEFFYTNSDLLAFDLSRFNQLLIPIIED is encoded by the coding sequence ATGAAAAAGATACTCGTTATACTCGATGGTATTGTTGCAAAGAAGTTGCTTCACAGAATTGTGGAGTCCAATACTGGTGAAAATTACTATGATGTTATTTACATTAATGACCAAATTATGCCAGCAAAAAAACCATCTAATTTTACATTTTATAAGTTTGACCCCACTTCATTTTCAAAACTGGGAATGATTTTAGATAAAAACGTACACACAGAGGCTTTGATTGCGTTAAACTCAAAAGATGAGATGCTGAATGTTATTGAAAACATCAAGCGAAAAAAAGCCAACATGCAGATGAATGTTCTGGATTACTGGGGTATTGATTTGAAAGACCCGTATGTCAATATCTACAAAGGAATTGATGTCTTAGCCAATGGTATGATTGAAAGACTCCCTAATATTCCTGTGGTTGCACAAAACATTGGTTTGCGACAAGGGGAAATTATGGAGATACGAATTCCTTTTGGAAGTTCGTATGCCTATCGTTACATTGGTTCGATTGAACAAGTCGAGTGGAAAATCTTTGGTTTGTATCGCAATGATCGACTTATTGCTGTAAAGCCTTCATTGATTTTAAAACCCAATGATGTGATTTTGGTTATTGGAAAACCAAAAGTATTGATGCAAGTCTATAATGCAATGTCTAAAAACGAGGGTCAGTTTCCGATGCCATTTGGACATAATATCTATTTGTACTTGGATCTTGTGGCTCAAAAAGAGTATGAGGTCATTAAAGCCGTTAAAGAGGCAAAGTTTTTACATGAACGACTTAAAAACAGAGCTTTAATTGTCAAAGTGACTCGACCAACCAATGTGCATATTATGAATGCCATCAAAGAAGAGTTATTTGATGTAGAAGATGTGATTTTAGAGATTGACTACCATAGTTTGGGCTTTAAAAGAATCATATCGATGGATGTTAAAAAGTATGATGTGGGAATGTTTATGCTTTCATATGAACTCTTTAAAGATAAAGTACAAATGCGAGAGTTGATTACCTTGCGTATTCCTATTTTAAAACTGGGATTAGATAAAATTGAAAAAATCAAAGAGACCGTGGTGGTATTAGATGATAAGAAATCATATGAGCAGATTTCACCCATTGTATTTGATATTTCAACGCAAATTAAAACCAAAACAAAACTCTTTAACCTTGACCCAATAGGGGATGAAGAAGAGGATAAAACCGATATTTTAGATCACTTTGAGAATTTGGCAAAAATCTTTAACCAAAAGATTCAAATTGTTAATGATGAAAAGAACCCCATTCGAGTACTTAAAGAGCAACGAGATATTTTACAAATATTACCATTGAAGCAATCGATGTTTAAAAAGCGATATTTTTATGAATTTTTCTATACAAACTCCGATTTATTAGCGTTTGATTTATCGCGATTTAATCAGTTGCTTATACCAATTATTGAAGATTAG
- a CDS encoding succinyldiaminopimelate transaminase, with product MNFETYPFEKLNDLLEDITSNSEYELSSLTIGEPQFDTPQFIQRSLQDSSTLLNKYPKTAGEEYLKDAMQGFIQKRFGVELSASQIIPTFGTREVLFNFPQFYLFDKTNPTIAFTNPFYQIYEGAAIASRAEIIHIDLTKENDFQPILDDETLKKCDLVILNYPNNPTSANISVDDLATWVKKAVEFDFVLINDECYSEIYFDENNKPCSVLEASIKAGNPTFKNVLALNSISKRSSAPGLRSGFIAGDEALLKEYMKYRTYVGCASPIPLQKAAATAWSDEAHVKVFQETYKENFEIAKELLGVEIPQATFYIWLEVKDELKFTQELYKEKHIKVLPGSFLGRNGMGQGYVRIALVESAQKTRKVLTRLKDFIDGQS from the coding sequence ATGAATTTTGAGACCTATCCGTTCGAGAAATTGAACGATTTGTTAGAAGATATTACCTCAAACAGTGAGTATGAGCTCAGCTCTTTGACCATTGGGGAACCACAATTTGATACCCCACAATTTATTCAAAGAAGTCTGCAAGACTCAAGCACTCTTTTAAACAAATACCCAAAAACAGCTGGGGAAGAGTACTTAAAAGATGCCATGCAGGGGTTTATTCAAAAACGATTTGGTGTGGAGTTGTCTGCTTCACAAATCATACCTACGTTTGGAACAAGAGAAGTACTCTTTAACTTTCCACAGTTTTATTTGTTTGATAAAACAAACCCAACGATTGCATTTACAAACCCTTTTTACCAAATTTATGAGGGTGCAGCCATTGCAAGTCGAGCAGAAATTATTCACATTGATTTAACCAAAGAGAATGATTTTCAACCCATTTTAGATGATGAAACACTTAAAAAATGTGATTTGGTGATTTTAAACTATCCAAATAACCCAACTTCTGCCAACATCTCAGTGGATGATTTGGCTACTTGGGTTAAAAAAGCCGTAGAGTTTGATTTTGTTTTAATCAATGATGAGTGCTACAGTGAGATTTACTTCGATGAAAACAACAAACCATGCTCAGTTTTAGAAGCCTCAATTAAAGCAGGGAACCCAACATTTAAAAATGTGTTGGCATTGAACTCTATTTCAAAACGAAGCAGTGCACCAGGTCTTAGAAGTGGATTTATTGCGGGAGATGAAGCACTGTTAAAAGAGTACATGAAGTATCGCACTTATGTGGGGTGTGCTTCTCCTATCCCTTTGCAAAAAGCTGCTGCAACGGCATGGAGTGATGAAGCACATGTAAAAGTATTTCAAGAAACCTATAAAGAGAACTTTGAAATTGCCAAAGAGTTATTGGGTGTTGAGATACCCCAAGCGACCTTTTACATCTGGTTGGAAGTCAAAGATGAGTTGAAATTTACGCAAGAACTCTACAAAGAAAAACACATCAAAGTGCTTCCAGGAAGCTTCTTAGGACGAAATGGTATGGGACAAGGGTATGTTCGAATCGCACTTGTTGAGAGTGCTCAAAAAACACGAAAAGTATTAACACGATTGAAGGATTTTATTGATGGACAAAGCTGA
- the murC gene encoding UDP-N-acetylmuramate--L-alanine ligase, whose product MNIHFVGIGGIGLSALARFLKHDGHTVSGSDMKASPLTKQLEDEGIKVNIPHDGSAINAQDIIIYSAAVKEDNAELVEANKQQIKTISRKAALPLILGDKKNYCVAGAHGKSTTTAILASILNSSALIGAISKEFDSNFRYVNDLVAFEADESDGSFLLSNPYCAIVTNAEPEHMEYYKHDLKTFQDAYRQFLDIAKVRVINAEDELMAQFSDLEATRLYPSKDIRNISFTLCEGEPYTAFELKDLGEFKVWGFGYHIALDASLAILAALNEMDLQSIKTNIQNYRGIKKRFDIVQRTNGLVVIDDYAHHPTEIKATIKSVSLYSDLKKMNKTVVIWQPHKYSRTIDNLAEFKECFQGVDELIILPVYSAGEKEVKIDFQEEFKRYNPMFAERIVSHNGKVEILSNSGIMKSYEHGLLVGVGAGDITYQLRP is encoded by the coding sequence ATGAACATACATTTTGTTGGAATTGGGGGAATAGGCCTGTCTGCTTTGGCACGTTTTTTAAAGCATGATGGTCACACAGTAAGCGGGTCAGATATGAAAGCATCACCGTTGACAAAACAGTTAGAAGATGAAGGCATTAAAGTCAATATTCCACACGATGGAAGCGCAATAAATGCCCAAGATATTATCATCTACTCTGCAGCAGTCAAAGAGGACAACGCTGAACTTGTTGAAGCAAACAAACAGCAGATTAAAACCATCTCTCGAAAAGCAGCATTACCACTGATTTTAGGCGATAAAAAGAATTACTGTGTAGCTGGAGCGCATGGAAAGAGTACGACCACAGCGATACTGGCATCTATTTTAAACTCTTCGGCACTCATTGGGGCTATTTCAAAAGAGTTTGACTCAAACTTCAGATATGTGAATGATTTGGTTGCGTTTGAAGCAGATGAAAGTGATGGAAGTTTCCTTTTATCAAATCCATATTGTGCGATAGTTACAAATGCTGAACCAGAGCACATGGAGTACTATAAACACGATTTAAAAACCTTTCAAGATGCCTATCGACAGTTTTTAGATATTGCAAAAGTGCGTGTGATTAATGCAGAAGATGAACTCATGGCACAATTTTCTGATTTAGAAGCGACACGACTTTACCCTTCAAAAGATATCAGAAATATCTCATTTACACTGTGTGAAGGGGAACCGTATACAGCGTTTGAACTTAAAGATTTGGGTGAATTTAAAGTATGGGGATTTGGATACCATATTGCACTTGATGCCTCTTTGGCTATTTTAGCAGCACTTAACGAAATGGATTTACAGAGCATTAAAACCAATATTCAAAACTATCGTGGCATTAAAAAGCGATTTGATATTGTACAACGTACGAATGGTTTGGTTGTCATTGATGATTATGCACACCATCCAACAGAGATTAAAGCCACGATTAAATCAGTGAGTTTATACAGTGATTTAAAGAAAATGAATAAAACCGTTGTGATTTGGCAACCACATAAATATTCACGAACCATTGATAACCTTGCAGAGTTTAAAGAGTGTTTTCAAGGGGTGGATGAACTCATTATTCTTCCTGTGTACAGTGCAGGTGAAAAAGAGGTGAAAATTGACTTCCAAGAGGAGTTTAAACGTTATAACCCAATGTTTGCCGAGCGTATTGTTTCGCACAATGGAAAAGTAGAAATCTTAAGTAACAGTGGCATCATGAAGAGTTATGAGCACGGCTTGCTTGTAGGTGTTGGTGCAGGAGATATCACCTATCAGTTACGACCGTAA
- the nhaA gene encoding Na+/H+ antiporter NhaA, with amino-acid sequence MRILVKEFIKKESSAGIILIFITFLALSLRNSPLSEYYTLILYTNVEVYVGELLSLEKPLVLWINDGLMALFFLLIGLEIKRELLAGHLSSFSKIALPGFAALGGMLVPALIFIAFNHGDEFAMRGWAIPTATDIAFALGILSLLGGRIPASLKVFLMALAIIDDIGAIIIISVFYTTELSYISMLLALGCFVILLIMNKLNVVRITAYIIIGIILWISVLKSGVHATLAGIILAFTIPLNVKREHEKHISPSRILEKNLHFWVAYFVLPIFAFMNAGVDLKSISVQDFVNPVSLGVILGLFLGKQIGVMLCVFIAVRLHWAQLPKCVTWMQMYGVAVLTGIGFTMSLFVDSLAYYDSNAFMHTDKLSILIGSLLSGVVGFVILRIAKKRKACNI; translated from the coding sequence GTGAGAATTTTAGTTAAAGAGTTTATTAAAAAAGAGTCCTCTGCTGGGATTATTCTTATTTTTATAACATTCTTAGCTTTAAGCTTGCGAAATTCTCCTTTGTCTGAATATTACACCCTTATTTTATACACCAACGTGGAAGTCTATGTGGGAGAGTTACTCTCTTTAGAAAAACCTTTGGTGCTTTGGATCAATGATGGTCTCATGGCACTTTTCTTTTTGCTTATTGGACTTGAAATCAAACGTGAACTGCTTGCTGGACACCTTTCCAGTTTCTCTAAAATTGCACTGCCTGGATTTGCTGCTTTAGGTGGTATGCTTGTGCCTGCTTTGATTTTTATTGCCTTTAATCATGGAGATGAGTTTGCAATGCGAGGATGGGCAATCCCTACTGCCACAGACATCGCTTTTGCATTAGGGATTTTGTCGCTTTTAGGTGGGCGAATTCCTGCTTCTTTGAAAGTTTTTTTAATGGCATTGGCCATCATTGATGATATTGGTGCAATTATCATCATTTCTGTTTTTTATACCACCGAACTCTCTTATATTTCTATGCTTTTAGCCTTAGGCTGTTTTGTTATTTTGCTTATTATGAATAAGCTTAATGTGGTGCGAATTACAGCATATATTATCATAGGAATTATTCTTTGGATTTCTGTTTTAAAATCAGGAGTTCATGCCACACTTGCAGGCATTATCTTAGCTTTCACCATACCATTGAATGTGAAGCGTGAACATGAAAAACATATTTCACCTTCACGTATATTAGAGAAGAACTTGCACTTTTGGGTGGCTTACTTTGTCTTGCCTATCTTTGCTTTTATGAATGCAGGGGTGGATTTAAAAAGTATATCTGTGCAGGATTTTGTTAATCCTGTCTCTTTAGGGGTTATTTTAGGTCTGTTTTTAGGGAAACAAATTGGAGTAATGTTGTGTGTGTTTATTGCTGTGCGATTGCATTGGGCACAACTGCCCAAGTGTGTAACGTGGATGCAGATGTACGGTGTAGCAGTGCTCACGGGGATTGGATTTACCATGAGTCTGTTTGTCGATTCCTTGGCATATTACGACTCCAATGCATTTATGCACACAGATAAACTCTCTATTTTAATTGGTTCTTTGCTTTCTGGTGTGGTTGGATTTGTGATTTTAAGAATCGCAAAAAAACGTAAAGCGTGTAATATTTAA
- a CDS encoding heavy-metal-associated domain-containing protein — protein sequence MKKTYKANNISCGNCANMIKASLTEEFGEISVNLEANPKEVTVEIKNEAQEQKFKDEMKDIGFDVIEE from the coding sequence GTGAAAAAAACTTATAAAGCCAATAATATTTCGTGTGGAAACTGCGCGAATATGATTAAAGCCTCTTTAACTGAAGAGTTTGGAGAAATCAGTGTGAACTTAGAGGCCAATCCAAAAGAGGTAACGGTGGAGATTAAAAACGAGGCTCAAGAGCAAAAATTCAAAGATGAGATGAAAGATATTGGATTTGATGTTATAGAAGAGTAG